One region of Syngnathus scovelli strain Florida chromosome 15, RoL_Ssco_1.2, whole genome shotgun sequence genomic DNA includes:
- the LOC125981818 gene encoding V-type proton ATPase catalytic subunit A has translation MDTSKLPKIQDAERESQFGYVHGVSGPVVTATAMAGAAMYELVRVGHSELVGEIIRLEGDMATIQVYEETSGVSVGDPVLRTGKPLSVELGPGVMGSIFDGIQRPLKDINDLTQSIYIPRGVNIGALNRDIKWEFTPCQSLRVGSHVTGGDIYGMVFENSLIKHKLMLPPRSRGTVTYVAPTGNYDVSDVVLELDFEGIKEKFTMVQVWPVRQVRPVTEKLPANHPLLTGQRVLDALFPCVQGGTTAIPGAFGCGKTVISQSLSKYSNSDVIVYVGCGERGNEMSEVLRDFPELTMEVGGKVESIMKRTALVANTSNMPVAAREASIYTGITLSEYFRDMGYNVSMMADSTSRWAEALREISGRLAEMPADSGYPAYLGARLASFYERAGRVKCLGNPEREGSVSIVGAVSPPGGDFSDPVTSATLGIVQVFWGLDKKLAQRKHFPSVNWLISYSKYTRALDEYYDKHFPEFVPLRTKAKEILQEEEDLAEIVQLVGKASLAETDKITLEVAKLIKDDFLQQNGYTPYDRFCPFYKTVGILSNMIAFYDMARHAVESTAQSDNKITWAMIREHLGETLYKISSMKFKDPVKDGEAKIKADYAQLLEDMQNAFRTLEE, from the exons ATGGATACCTCAAAACTTCCAAAGATCCAGGATGCCGAGCGAGAAAGCCAGTTCGGATATGTCCATGGAGTTTCTGGACCAG TGGTGACAGCTACAGCAATGGCGGGAGCCGCCATGTACGAGCTGGTCCGCGTAGGCCACAGCGAGCTGGTGGGAGAGATCATCCGTTTAGAAGGAGACATGGCCACCATCCAGGTCTATGAGGAGACTT CTGGCGTGTCCGTGGGTGATCCAGTTCTTCGCACAGGTAAACCCCTCTCTGTGGAGTTGGGGCCAGGAGTCATGGGCTCCATCTTTGACGGGATCCAACGGCCACTGAAAGACATCAATGACCTCACACAAAGCATCTACATTCCAAGAGGAGTGAATATCGGCGCCTTGAACAGAGATATTAAATGGGAGTTTACTCCGTGCCAAAGTCTTCGG GTTGGCAGTCACGTTACAGGTGGCGACATCTACGGCATGGTGTTTGAGAACTCCCTAATAAAGCACAAACTGATGCTTCCGCCTCGCAGCAGAGGCACAGTCACGTACGTGGCGCCGACCGGAAACTACGACGTCTCT GATGTGGTTCTTGAACTGGATTTTGAAGGCATCAAGGAGAAGTTTACCATGGTGCAGGTGTGGCCGGTGCGACAAGTCCGCCCAGTCACAGAAAAACTGCCTGCCAATCATCCTCTGCTCACTGGTCAGAGAGTCCTGGATGCACTTTTTCC ATGCGTGCAAGGTGGCACCACAGCTATACCAGGTGCTTTTGGCTGTGGAAAGACTGTAATCTCCCAGTCCTTGTCCAAATATTCCAACAGTGATGTCATTGTTTATGTTGGATGTGGAGAGCGTGGGAATGAAATGTCGGAAGTGCTGCGAGATTTCCCAGAG CTTACAATGGAAGTTGGTGGCAAAGTGGAGAGCATCATGAAGAGAACGGCGCTTGTTGCAAACACTTCCAACATGCCCGTGGCTGCCAGAGAAGCTTCAATCTATAcag GGATCACACTATCTGAATACTTCCGAGATATGGGTTACAACGTGAGCATGATGGCCGACTCAACGTCGCGATGGGCCGAAGCGCTGAGAGAAATCTCTGGCCGGTTAGCTGAAATGCCTGCCG ACAGCGGCTACCCGGCCTACCTGGGCGCTAGGCTCGCCTCCTTCTACGAGCGAGCGGGACGCGTAAAGTGTCTGGGGAATCCTGAGCGAGAAGGCAGTGTCAGCATCGTAGGAGC TGTGTCGCCCCCTGGTGGAGACTTCTCAGACCCTGTCACATCAGCTACATTGGGCATTGTGCAG GTGTTCTGGGGGCTGGACAAGAAGTTAGCTCAGAGAAAACACTTCCCATCTGTCAACTGGTTGATTAGCTACAGCAAGTACACAAGGGCACTGGATGAATACTACGATAAACACTTCCCTGAGTTTGTGCCTCTTCGTACAAAAGCCAAGGAGATTCTCCAGGAGGAGGAAGACCTGGCTGAGATTGTACAGCTTGTAGGAAAG gCTTCTCTAGCCGAGACTGACAAGATCACGCTGGAAGTGGCCAAGCTCATTAAAGACGACTTCCTGCAGCAGAATGGTTACACCCCATACGACAG GTTCTGCCCCTTCTACAAAACGGTCGGCATCCTCTCAAACATGATCGCCTTTTACGACATGGCGCGGCACGCCGTAGAGTCCACGGCTCAGAGCGACAACAAAATCACTTGGGCCATGATCAGGGAACACCTAGGCGAGACCTTGTACAAGATCAGCTCGATGAAGTTTAAG GACCCAGTTAAGGATGGTGAAGCTAAGATAAAAGCAGACTACGCACAACTGCTGGAGGACATGCAGAATGCGTTCCGGACCTTAGAAGAATGA